A single region of the Pseudomonas mandelii genome encodes:
- a CDS encoding LexA family protein yields the protein MVDKNALRAAFSSRLHEALDDAGIRRRGRGVDIHRMLKSLGVNKTTQAVSKWLNGEAIAEADSMVALCSWLKVRREWLEYGVLPKEQSGESNVRQLVVSGESNVSEINQRFGKVPLISWVQAGAWSEAISNFESYEADAWLSCPVPISNHGYALKVLGDSMTNPGPGRSYPAGCILFVDPEAETKTGDRVIARVPRTNEATFKILVEDAGRQFLRPINPQYPIIDITEETHICGKVVGSFIPE from the coding sequence ATGGTTGATAAAAATGCACTCCGCGCCGCTTTTAGTTCGCGCTTACACGAAGCACTCGACGATGCCGGCATCCGCAGGCGGGGACGTGGCGTGGACATCCATCGCATGTTGAAAAGTTTGGGGGTCAACAAGACGACTCAGGCCGTCAGCAAATGGCTAAACGGGGAAGCCATAGCCGAAGCAGACAGCATGGTTGCCCTTTGCTCTTGGCTGAAAGTACGCCGAGAGTGGCTAGAATACGGCGTATTGCCGAAGGAACAGTCCGGTGAAAGCAATGTGCGTCAGTTGGTAGTCAGTGGCGAGAGTAACGTTAGTGAAATTAACCAGCGCTTTGGCAAGGTTCCATTGATTTCGTGGGTTCAGGCGGGAGCCTGGAGCGAGGCCATATCAAATTTTGAGTCTTACGAAGCCGACGCTTGGCTTTCATGTCCAGTTCCAATTAGCAACCACGGATATGCGCTGAAGGTTCTTGGCGATTCGATGACGAATCCTGGGCCTGGTCGTAGCTATCCGGCTGGCTGCATCTTATTTGTTGATCCCGAAGCAGAAACTAAAACGGGCGACCGCGTAATTGCCAGAGTTCCACGCACGAATGAAGCTACCTTTAAGATTTTAGTAGAAGATGCTGGGCGTCAGTTTCTCAGACCGATTAACCCGCAATATCCAATCATTGATATCACGGAAGAAACACATATTTGCGGAAAAGTAGTAGGATCATTTATACCAGAATAA
- a CDS encoding phage regulatory CII family protein yields the protein MSRIALSCVERAQREILPLDLALYHAARDYPGGAAAIAATTGRNATTLQHKLSPTHPSHSVNIQEFGEILELTKDRRILDAVHALVGDTTWQELAEAYTSDMPETLTTGIAEYFRQVADLADTWAKSIGDGVVTDHELAAIRLQVFRGIQGLLGMFNRATYVNQTTRGADHG from the coding sequence ATGAGCCGAATCGCTCTGAGTTGTGTAGAACGTGCGCAGCGGGAAATCCTGCCGCTCGATCTAGCGCTTTACCATGCTGCTCGGGACTACCCCGGCGGCGCCGCTGCAATTGCCGCCACCACCGGCAGAAACGCCACAACGTTGCAGCACAAGCTATCTCCCACGCATCCAAGCCACTCCGTGAACATTCAGGAATTCGGCGAGATCCTGGAGCTGACTAAGGACCGTCGCATTCTGGATGCGGTGCATGCGTTGGTGGGGGATACGACTTGGCAGGAATTGGCAGAGGCGTATACCAGCGATATGCCCGAAACCTTGACCACCGGTATAGCCGAGTATTTTCGGCAGGTAGCAGACTTGGCTGATACCTGGGCCAAGAGCATCGGCGACGGCGTGGTGACGGACCACGAACTCGCCGCGATTCGCCTGCAGGTGTTTCGCGGCATTCAAGGGCTGCTGGGGATGTTCAATCGCGCCACCTACGTGAATCAAACAACGCGGGGTGCCGACCATGGCTGA
- a CDS encoding TraR/DksA family transcriptional regulator — MADIADFANDLVQERLDQALAARNAAKPALVAHSFLFCEGCDEPIPELRRLALPGCTRCVRCQSIDEWRESRHAQ; from the coding sequence ATGGCTGACATCGCTGATTTTGCGAATGACCTGGTGCAGGAGCGGCTTGATCAAGCGCTGGCTGCACGCAACGCCGCAAAACCTGCCTTGGTGGCGCATTCGTTTCTGTTCTGTGAAGGTTGCGATGAGCCTATTCCGGAGCTGCGTCGATTGGCCCTGCCGGGCTGTACCCGATGCGTGAGATGCCAGTCCATCGACGAATGGCGGGAGTCCCGGCATGCTCAATGA
- a CDS encoding VapE domain-containing protein yields MLNEVLNQFADYGLEPEQPLIFGKLTRCKTTQDKGKEKNGWYVVHEHHTEKNETLIFGSFGDWRSGESQKIKVKAGRMSLEEREVMRARQEDAKRKAAEVSANATRRAANRAAGLFKRMPEKGKSTYLDRKQIVGFKVRYAPRTGAFLVPMCNVRDQIVGLQVIYPAKQEDTGRDKAYWPYGMSKEGAFHLIGPHPEPGEPVLVCEGYATGASLHMATSLTVAIAFDAGNLLPVSKAMRERFPGCPLILCRDDDWKTKRPNNEPWNPGEEKANNAALIVGGQVVAPVFSGEREIKWTDFNDLHIAEGLEVVRRQVLAVVKPPAAGGWKDQLARTENGSLIAHMQNVELILGNDERWAGVIGYSVFSSKIVKLRSAPFGGGAGDWADIDDMRVMKWLAQQYNLRVKASHVIEAVSVVAHDHSFHPVREYLEKLEWDRIPRLETWLTDVLGVQANEYSAKVGKRWPISAVARVMRPGCKADSVMILEGGQGEGKSTAMGILGGEWFMDTPFALGDKDSFQAIRGKWIVELGELDSFNKAESTKAKQFFSASTDTYRESYGRRTNDVPRQCVFVGTTNQEEYLKDATGNRRYWPVFCKKVDLEALREIRDQLWAEAVFCFEAGDIWWVTKDESWMFAEAQDERFVVDEWEGPILTWLEESQIGETATGNEILTQALKLDFGHWGKPEQMRVGAIMHRLGWRKKRMPALAKSGIRQWAYQKPATWGRGSALQAPLVEEPCFD; encoded by the coding sequence ATGCTCAATGAGGTATTGAATCAATTCGCAGATTACGGGCTTGAGCCTGAACAACCGCTGATCTTCGGTAAGCTCACCCGCTGCAAAACCACCCAGGACAAGGGTAAGGAAAAAAACGGCTGGTATGTCGTCCACGAGCATCACACCGAGAAGAACGAAACGCTGATCTTCGGCAGCTTCGGTGACTGGCGTTCGGGCGAGTCACAAAAGATCAAGGTAAAGGCCGGCCGTATGAGTCTGGAAGAGCGCGAAGTCATGCGTGCTCGGCAGGAAGACGCCAAACGTAAGGCTGCAGAGGTGTCAGCCAACGCGACACGGCGAGCAGCCAACCGTGCCGCTGGTTTGTTCAAGCGCATGCCGGAAAAGGGCAAGAGCACCTATCTGGATCGAAAACAGATCGTTGGATTCAAGGTTCGCTACGCGCCACGTACCGGCGCATTTTTGGTGCCTATGTGCAACGTGCGGGACCAGATCGTCGGCCTGCAGGTGATCTACCCGGCAAAGCAAGAAGACACTGGTCGCGACAAAGCCTATTGGCCCTACGGCATGTCGAAAGAGGGCGCGTTCCATTTGATCGGCCCGCACCCTGAACCGGGTGAGCCCGTGCTTGTGTGCGAGGGATACGCCACAGGCGCCAGTCTGCACATGGCGACCTCGCTTACGGTTGCCATTGCCTTCGACGCGGGCAACTTGCTACCTGTTTCCAAAGCCATGCGTGAGCGTTTCCCCGGTTGCCCGCTGATCCTCTGCCGAGACGATGACTGGAAGACAAAGCGTCCAAATAACGAGCCATGGAACCCTGGTGAGGAAAAGGCCAATAACGCGGCACTGATCGTCGGTGGTCAGGTGGTCGCGCCGGTCTTCTCGGGCGAGCGCGAAATCAAGTGGACTGACTTCAACGATCTGCATATTGCGGAAGGGTTGGAGGTTGTCCGCCGCCAGGTGTTGGCGGTGGTCAAACCTCCCGCAGCTGGTGGTTGGAAGGATCAACTGGCTCGCACCGAAAACGGCTCCTTGATAGCGCATATGCAAAACGTCGAACTGATACTGGGCAATGACGAACGCTGGGCTGGCGTCATTGGTTACAGCGTATTCAGCTCTAAAATCGTCAAGCTTCGGTCCGCTCCCTTTGGCGGTGGTGCCGGCGACTGGGCCGACATCGATGACATGCGGGTGATGAAGTGGCTCGCGCAGCAATACAACCTGCGAGTCAAAGCGTCCCATGTGATTGAGGCGGTCAGCGTTGTGGCCCACGACCATTCGTTTCACCCGGTGCGTGAATACCTCGAAAAGCTCGAATGGGACCGCATACCTCGGTTGGAGACCTGGCTAACGGATGTGCTCGGGGTCCAGGCCAATGAGTACTCGGCCAAAGTCGGTAAGCGCTGGCCGATCTCGGCAGTGGCTCGGGTGATGCGCCCTGGCTGCAAGGCTGACTCGGTGATGATTCTTGAGGGCGGGCAGGGTGAAGGTAAGTCCACGGCAATGGGCATCCTCGGTGGCGAGTGGTTCATGGATACGCCTTTCGCTCTCGGCGACAAGGACAGCTTCCAGGCGATTCGCGGCAAGTGGATCGTCGAACTTGGGGAGTTGGACAGCTTCAACAAGGCGGAAAGTACCAAGGCCAAGCAGTTCTTTTCCGCATCCACTGACACCTACCGCGAAAGCTACGGCCGCAGAACGAACGATGTGCCACGCCAGTGTGTGTTCGTGGGTACGACTAACCAAGAGGAATACCTCAAGGACGCCACAGGTAACCGGCGTTACTGGCCAGTGTTCTGCAAGAAGGTCGATCTGGAAGCGCTGCGTGAGATTCGCGACCAGCTCTGGGCTGAAGCGGTGTTCTGTTTCGAGGCTGGCGATATCTGGTGGGTGACGAAGGATGAGTCTTGGATGTTCGCCGAGGCACAGGACGAGCGCTTTGTTGTTGACGAGTGGGAGGGACCGATCCTGACCTGGTTAGAGGAGTCACAGATTGGCGAAACCGCTACTGGTAACGAGATCCTGACCCAGGCTCTCAAGTTGGACTTCGGCCATTGGGGCAAGCCGGAGCAGATGCGGGTCGGTGCGATTATGCATCGCCTGGGCTGGCGGAAGAAGCGCATGCCCGCTTTGGCAAAGAGCGGCATCAGGCAGTGGGCCTATCAGAAGCCTGCGACATGGGGGCGTGGATCTGCATTGCAGGCACCCCTGGTAGAGGAGCCTTGTTTTGATTAA
- a CDS encoding PA0613 family protein → MIKKIDSLLRLWAQELHSDFSIGGLAGGNMVAMMMESNGQLIRGRRAFRAPLESSLDIELIVNKHLASELVTVVREHYCTLDVDMRLRYAHCGCGRDTYYQRLHDAHLQIFGLMMGMAA, encoded by the coding sequence TTGATTAAGAAGATCGATTCGCTGCTTCGGTTGTGGGCTCAGGAGCTGCATTCCGACTTCTCGATAGGGGGGCTTGCTGGGGGGAACATGGTTGCCATGATGATGGAGAGCAATGGGCAACTGATCCGGGGGCGACGTGCCTTCCGTGCGCCTTTGGAGAGTTCTTTGGACATTGAGCTGATCGTGAACAAGCATCTTGCGTCCGAGCTGGTGACGGTGGTGCGGGAGCATTACTGCACGCTCGATGTGGATATGCGCCTGCGTTACGCCCATTGCGGTTGTGGCCGAGACACGTATTACCAGCGCTTGCATGATGCACATCTTCAGATTTTCGGCTTAATGATGGGGATGGCTGCGTGA
- a CDS encoding phage holin family protein, whose amino-acid sequence MTNEQQALAEMPIWLVIVLALVGGVSGEMWRADKDGARGWALLRRLALRSGACIVCGVSAMMLMIGAGMTIWTAGSLGCLTAMAGADVAIGLYERWAAKRLGVSEVPPASGEQG is encoded by the coding sequence ATGACGAACGAGCAGCAAGCACTGGCAGAGATGCCGATCTGGTTAGTGATCGTCCTGGCCTTGGTCGGCGGCGTGTCGGGCGAGATGTGGCGAGCAGACAAGGACGGCGCGCGGGGCTGGGCGTTGTTGAGGCGCCTGGCACTTCGGTCTGGTGCCTGCATTGTCTGCGGGGTGTCGGCGATGATGCTAATGATCGGCGCGGGTATGACGATCTGGACGGCCGGCAGCTTGGGTTGCCTGACCGCGATGGCCGGCGCTGATGTCGCCATCGGTCTTTACGAACGTTGGGCCGCCAAGCGGCTGGGCGTTTCCGAAGTGCCACCTGCCAGTGGCGAACAGGGGTGA
- a CDS encoding terminase small subunit has translation MTEPMYLSKSAFAARIGRAPSYITWLKNNNRLVLTADGKQVDVSASEALIRDTADPSKTAVADRHHKDRLQRDVYSQLSSQAEPTSTAAPPIAITPAGQLPDFQKARALREHNLAQLAEIELHKAKGSLVALSAVQTSAYNAGRMLRDQLLGMPPQLAPELASMTDPWEIEKHLTAAIRRSLEDAERMSSADLEHALTTS, from the coding sequence ATGACAGAACCAATGTACCTGTCAAAGAGCGCCTTCGCGGCTCGTATCGGCAGGGCGCCCAGCTACATCACCTGGTTGAAAAACAACAACCGCCTGGTGCTGACCGCCGATGGTAAACAGGTTGATGTCTCTGCCAGCGAAGCGTTGATTCGCGACACCGCTGACCCAAGCAAAACCGCCGTTGCTGATCGCCACCACAAAGACCGGCTTCAGCGTGACGTTTACAGTCAGCTATCCAGCCAGGCTGAACCGACTTCAACGGCTGCGCCACCGATCGCGATTACCCCTGCGGGGCAGCTCCCCGACTTTCAGAAGGCCCGCGCACTCCGCGAACACAACCTGGCACAGCTCGCCGAGATCGAGTTGCACAAAGCCAAAGGCTCGCTGGTGGCTCTGTCGGCAGTTCAGACCAGTGCCTACAACGCGGGTCGCATGCTGCGCGATCAACTGCTGGGCATGCCTCCACAACTGGCTCCGGAACTGGCCTCCATGACTGACCCTTGGGAAATCGAGAAGCACCTCACGGCGGCGATCCGTCGCTCTCTGGAAGACGCCGAACGGATGTCTTCAGCGGACCTTGAACACGCACTAACCACGAGTTAA
- a CDS encoding phage terminase large subunit family protein, giving the protein MPTGFPDGAEVYREAYFRGLRPDPDVWIDQWADEYMRIPRDTGAAEPGQYRTSRTPYAREPMRCLSPAHPCKRVITMVASQLMKTQIGLNWIGGLMHMAPSNILALLPSLGLAKRVSSRIGKTIKATPVLRERVAANRSRDSRNTMDTKEFEGGTLYVTTAGSAANLSELSARYVYGDEIDRWEVDIGEEGDPIELAETRGSTFGRNAKFYFSSSPTIKGASRISDLFDGSDQRHYYVPCPTCGYMQILEWERLHYSPDFSVVHYQCAGPDCDVLIEEYHKGEMLANGEWRAHAEGDGETVGFHLNALYSPLGWMDWKSLSKQFEKAKKAQAKGDLEPMQVFYNTRLAKVWDAAQEQTKADVLRQRARLEDFTLGSLPAAVMMITGAVDVQANRLEFMAMGWGAGMERWVVDFQIVSGDPADERTWAALDELLKAKYRHPCGVGLGILATAVDSGGHHTDEVYQFCRVRRWRNVFAIKGASKPGKPVIAQRPSMVDVTWKGQTERNGAELWFVGTDTAKDWIYNRYPFESGPGALHFANDLPDDFFEQCVAERKVVRYVRGHKRIEWVKGKAERNEALDLMVYCLAMAHYLGLNRYKEHDWERVRQSLAQSGLFDEALGIKPVQGERVDSPSPAIPTRQPASPPAVPVVQPRPAATPPQRRSSTSGYLKRR; this is encoded by the coding sequence ATGCCCACTGGATTTCCTGACGGTGCAGAGGTGTACCGCGAGGCGTATTTCCGTGGGCTACGGCCCGACCCGGATGTCTGGATCGATCAGTGGGCCGACGAGTACATGCGGATCCCGCGTGACACCGGCGCCGCTGAACCGGGCCAGTACCGCACCTCGCGTACGCCGTATGCCCGCGAGCCCATGCGTTGCCTGTCGCCGGCTCACCCCTGCAAGCGCGTGATCACCATGGTCGCGTCGCAGCTGATGAAAACCCAGATCGGATTGAATTGGATCGGCGGCCTGATGCACATGGCGCCGTCAAATATCCTGGCACTATTGCCGAGCCTCGGCCTGGCCAAACGGGTGTCCTCGCGGATCGGCAAAACGATCAAGGCGACGCCGGTGTTGCGTGAGCGTGTGGCGGCCAACCGCTCGCGGGATTCGCGCAACACCATGGACACCAAGGAGTTCGAGGGCGGTACGTTGTACGTGACCACCGCCGGCTCGGCCGCCAACTTGTCGGAGCTGTCAGCACGCTACGTTTACGGCGACGAGATCGACCGCTGGGAGGTGGACATCGGCGAGGAGGGTGACCCCATCGAGCTGGCAGAAACCCGGGGCAGTACCTTTGGCCGCAACGCCAAGTTTTACTTCTCCAGCTCGCCGACGATCAAAGGCGCCTCGCGAATCTCCGACCTGTTCGACGGCAGCGACCAGCGTCACTACTACGTGCCATGCCCGACGTGTGGGTACATGCAAATCCTTGAGTGGGAGCGGCTGCACTACTCGCCGGACTTCAGCGTGGTGCATTACCAGTGCGCCGGACCTGACTGTGACGTGCTGATCGAGGAGTACCACAAGGGCGAAATGCTCGCCAACGGCGAATGGCGCGCTCACGCCGAAGGCGACGGCGAGACGGTGGGCTTCCACCTCAACGCGTTGTATTCGCCGCTGGGTTGGATGGACTGGAAGTCACTGTCCAAGCAATTCGAGAAGGCAAAAAAGGCCCAGGCCAAAGGCGATCTTGAACCCATGCAGGTGTTCTACAACACTCGTTTGGCGAAAGTGTGGGACGCGGCGCAAGAGCAGACCAAAGCGGATGTGCTCAGGCAGCGGGCGCGGTTGGAAGACTTTACGCTCGGTTCGTTGCCGGCGGCAGTGATGATGATCACCGGTGCCGTCGACGTTCAGGCCAACCGGCTGGAATTCATGGCCATGGGTTGGGGTGCCGGCATGGAGCGCTGGGTTGTTGATTTCCAGATCGTCTCGGGCGATCCCGCCGACGAGCGCACCTGGGCGGCTCTGGATGAATTGCTCAAGGCTAAATATCGCCATCCGTGCGGTGTTGGCTTGGGCATTCTGGCCACCGCTGTCGACTCCGGCGGTCACCACACCGATGAGGTTTACCAGTTCTGCCGTGTTCGTCGCTGGCGCAACGTGTTCGCCATCAAAGGTGCAAGCAAACCCGGCAAGCCGGTCATTGCTCAACGCCCGTCCATGGTCGACGTGACCTGGAAAGGCCAGACCGAACGCAACGGCGCCGAGCTGTGGTTCGTCGGTACTGACACCGCGAAGGACTGGATCTACAACCGCTACCCGTTCGAGTCCGGGCCGGGCGCGTTGCATTTTGCCAATGACCTGCCGGATGACTTCTTCGAACAGTGCGTCGCAGAGCGCAAGGTCGTGCGCTACGTGCGCGGTCACAAGCGCATCGAGTGGGTCAAGGGCAAAGCCGAGCGCAACGAAGCGCTCGACCTGATGGTGTATTGCCTGGCCATGGCGCATTACCTGGGCCTGAATCGCTACAAGGAGCACGACTGGGAGCGCGTGCGTCAGTCCCTGGCGCAGTCCGGACTGTTTGACGAAGCCTTGGGCATCAAGCCCGTTCAAGGCGAACGGGTCGATAGTCCTAGTCCAGCAATACCGACTCGGCAACCGGCGTCACCACCCGCTGTTCCGGTCGTGCAACCGCGCCCCGCAGCAACACCACCTCAACGCCGCAGTTCCACCAGCGGTTACCTGAAGAGACGTTGA
- a CDS encoding phage head-tail joining protein, whose protein sequence is MSFTQKHLDAVEAAIARGEKVVRYTDRTVEYRTVDELLKAREEIRTSLISAAGPRSRVVRLYHGGKGV, encoded by the coding sequence ATGTCATTTACCCAGAAGCACCTCGACGCGGTTGAGGCGGCCATCGCACGCGGTGAGAAAGTCGTCCGCTACACCGATCGCACCGTGGAATACCGCACCGTCGACGAGCTGCTCAAGGCACGCGAAGAGATTCGCACGTCACTGATCAGCGCCGCTGGACCACGCTCTCGCGTGGTCAGGCTGTATCACGGAGGCAAAGGAGTCTAA
- a CDS encoding phage portal protein, with translation MARHFPTLTRNGFVLPSNIKASYEGAGEGRRSTGWDAPDNGINSINTPALRNLRSRSRAAVRNDPYAFNVIDKRVSNLIGTGITPRPTTDDDALRKLLQELWGDWVDESDADERTDFYGQQALVARTVETSGECFVRLRPRSLDEGLAVPLQLQILAPEFVPHDKYESTKSGNVIRAGIEFNPGGKRVAYWIYLSHPRDAASLNAGYNQLVRVPAAQVLHIFEPVEPGQLRGVPRLSPVLKRLRSLDNYDDAVLFRQEVANLFAGFISRPAPDSAQTPRDPVTGQLLDLDRDGFTPMVALEPGTMQELGPGEEVEFSKPPDAGNNYPDFMRQQLMAAAAGSGTPYEILTGDMRGINDRALRVVLNEFRRRLEQLQFGVYVHQLCRPVRAAWMDMAVLSGVLVLGDYAQKRRDYLRTRWVPQGWAYIQPVQDVQARRMEVQAGFSSRSEMVLRTGYDAETVDLENAADLARATALGLNYNTLDAVEITDDKEQP, from the coding sequence ATGGCCCGTCACTTTCCGACGCTCACCCGTAACGGATTCGTGTTGCCGTCGAACATCAAGGCCAGTTACGAAGGCGCCGGGGAGGGCCGACGCTCCACTGGTTGGGATGCTCCCGACAACGGGATCAACAGCATCAACACCCCGGCACTGCGCAACCTGCGTTCGCGCTCCCGGGCAGCGGTTCGCAACGACCCGTATGCCTTCAACGTGATCGACAAGCGCGTCAGCAACCTGATCGGCACGGGCATCACCCCCCGGCCGACCACTGACGACGATGCGTTACGCAAATTGCTGCAGGAGCTGTGGGGCGATTGGGTCGATGAATCGGATGCGGATGAACGCACCGACTTCTATGGCCAGCAGGCGCTGGTAGCGCGCACGGTTGAAACCTCTGGCGAGTGCTTTGTGCGACTACGACCGCGCAGCCTGGACGAGGGCTTGGCGGTTCCGCTGCAGCTGCAGATTCTGGCGCCGGAGTTTGTCCCACATGATAAGTACGAGAGCACCAAATCCGGCAACGTTATCCGCGCCGGGATCGAGTTCAATCCCGGCGGCAAACGGGTGGCGTACTGGATTTACTTGTCGCATCCGCGCGATGCGGCGTCGCTGAACGCTGGCTACAACCAACTGGTGCGAGTGCCGGCGGCGCAGGTGCTGCACATCTTTGAACCGGTCGAGCCGGGTCAACTGCGCGGCGTGCCACGATTGTCGCCAGTGCTCAAGCGCCTGCGCAGTCTCGACAACTACGACGACGCGGTGTTGTTTCGCCAGGAAGTGGCCAACCTGTTTGCCGGCTTCATCAGCCGGCCGGCTCCGGACTCGGCGCAGACGCCACGAGATCCGGTCACCGGCCAGTTGTTGGATCTCGATCGTGACGGCTTCACCCCGATGGTCGCGCTGGAGCCCGGCACCATGCAGGAGTTGGGTCCCGGTGAAGAGGTGGAGTTCTCCAAGCCACCGGACGCGGGCAACAACTACCCGGATTTCATGCGGCAGCAACTGATGGCCGCCGCCGCTGGGTCCGGCACGCCTTACGAGATTCTCACCGGCGACATGCGCGGGATCAACGACCGAGCGTTACGTGTGGTACTCAACGAGTTTCGCCGCCGCCTGGAACAACTGCAATTCGGTGTTTATGTCCACCAGCTCTGCCGCCCAGTACGGGCCGCCTGGATGGACATGGCCGTGTTGTCCGGTGTCCTGGTGCTGGGCGATTACGCGCAGAAGCGCCGTGACTATTTGCGGACCCGTTGGGTGCCGCAAGGTTGGGCCTACATCCAACCGGTGCAGGACGTTCAGGCACGACGGATGGAAGTGCAGGCCGGCTTTTCCTCGCGCAGCGAGATGGTCCTGCGTACCGGCTACGACGCCGAAACGGTTGACTTGGAAAACGCCGCCGATCTGGCGCGGGCAACAGCACTGGGCCTCAACTACAACACCCTGGATGCCGTCGAAATAACCGACGACAAGGAGCAACCATGA
- a CDS encoding head maturation protease, ClpP-related produces MSKKARPRVYNRAGKRVQVQDKTWYALQASGEDTERVIEVFVYGEIGTWGITANQFVQDLRAMDDGVSPVIAAFNSVGGDLFDGLAMHNALSRLGERCTGRIDALAASAASVAVCGAHRVVIASNAMLMIHNPYTYAGGDAEDFRRVADVLDQTLEAIIAAYKAKAPDIDDAELRCMVNAETWLTANEAVALGLADEVGDGITVKACLGQGAVLQRYQHAPAELVAQLDEPPETDLDLDPVDPPLVPPVVDSAKLALMITQRCTAAGISNLVESLLSSTQLESEEIVLAGLARAKAVNDLCVAARLPEFSAEYVSAGLDAAAVRARLFDKIVTSGKGFEIDNSLPLDHDPAPKVLAKQPDPTSIWASRQAAQSGTARGAKGARA; encoded by the coding sequence ATGAGCAAAAAAGCGCGACCGCGCGTTTACAACCGAGCAGGAAAGCGGGTGCAAGTCCAGGATAAAACCTGGTACGCGTTGCAGGCCAGCGGCGAGGACACCGAGCGAGTGATCGAAGTCTTTGTCTATGGCGAGATTGGCACCTGGGGCATCACTGCCAATCAGTTTGTACAGGACCTGCGCGCCATGGACGACGGCGTCTCGCCAGTGATCGCGGCATTCAACAGCGTCGGCGGTGATTTGTTTGATGGGCTGGCCATGCACAACGCGCTGTCGCGTCTGGGCGAGCGCTGCACTGGCCGGATTGATGCGCTGGCCGCCAGTGCCGCCAGCGTGGCGGTGTGCGGTGCGCACCGCGTAGTTATTGCGTCGAACGCCATGCTGATGATCCACAACCCCTACACCTACGCCGGTGGGGATGCTGAGGACTTCCGTCGAGTCGCTGATGTGCTGGATCAGACCCTGGAGGCGATCATCGCGGCCTACAAGGCCAAGGCGCCCGACATCGATGACGCGGAGCTGCGGTGCATGGTCAACGCCGAAACATGGCTGACGGCCAATGAAGCGGTGGCACTGGGCCTGGCCGATGAAGTCGGCGACGGCATTACCGTCAAGGCCTGCCTCGGCCAAGGGGCCGTGCTGCAGCGCTACCAGCATGCACCGGCTGAACTAGTGGCCCAGCTCGACGAACCACCGGAAACGGATCTGGATCTGGATCCGGTCGATCCACCCTTGGTGCCGCCGGTCGTCGATTCGGCCAAGTTGGCATTGATGATCACCCAGCGTTGCACGGCGGCGGGCATCAGCAACCTGGTCGAGTCGCTGCTCAGCTCGACCCAGCTCGAAAGCGAAGAGATCGTCTTGGCCGGATTGGCGCGTGCCAAGGCGGTGAATGACCTGTGTGTGGCCGCCCGCTTGCCAGAGTTCAGCGCCGAGTACGTGTCAGCGGGGCTGGACGCTGCAGCGGTTCGAGCGCGTCTGTTCGACAAGATTGTCACCAGTGGCAAGGGATTTGAAATCGACAACAGCCTACCGCTCGACCACGACCCGGCACCCAAGGTGCTGGCCAAACAACCTGATCCCACCTCGATCTGGGCTTCGCGACAAGCGGCCCAATCTGGAACTGCGCGCGGCGCGAAAGGAGCAAGAGCATGA
- a CDS encoding head decoration protein produces the protein MTIKKEPIHAGEFLLSEGAGNISRETINVAAGPALNPGQVLGLVTATGEFAPYAPAAEDGTQAAVAILYGPLGESDIVRRGRAVVRMAEVSEVHLTGLDPEAEKDLATHFLIVR, from the coding sequence ATGACCATCAAAAAAGAGCCGATCCACGCAGGTGAGTTTCTGCTGTCCGAGGGCGCTGGGAACATTTCTCGGGAAACTATCAACGTCGCCGCTGGCCCCGCGCTGAATCCGGGTCAGGTTCTCGGTCTGGTGACGGCCACAGGCGAATTTGCGCCGTATGCCCCGGCCGCTGAAGACGGTACCCAGGCTGCCGTGGCGATTCTCTACGGGCCACTGGGCGAGTCGGACATCGTACGCCGGGGTCGGGCCGTTGTGCGCATGGCGGAGGTCAGCGAGGTGCACCTGACCGGGCTGGACCCCGAGGCCGAAAAAGACCTGGCCACCCATTTCCTGATCGTTCGTTAG